From the Micromonospora sediminicola genome, one window contains:
- a CDS encoding ABC transporter permease yields MNALSKLVAVEAKLFLREPVSLFFVFALPLGLMLVFGLPQRGAQPAAATGQHGELTFLPSIALSLTIGMLALFTLPMALGIYRERKVLRRLATTPVSPALLLVAQVVVNLVMGVAGAVVTALGVRLLLDQPAPANVPGFVLAFLLGVACLFAIGLLIAALAPSARAAQSIGPTLFFPLLFLAGAWLPRDQMPTVLARIGEYSPLGATVDTISAAWAGQTPAVSQLLVLAGTAVVGCLLATRLFRWE; encoded by the coding sequence GTGAACGCCCTGTCCAAGCTCGTCGCCGTCGAGGCCAAGCTGTTCCTGCGCGAGCCGGTCTCGCTGTTCTTCGTCTTCGCGCTGCCGCTGGGCCTGATGCTGGTCTTCGGGCTGCCGCAGCGCGGGGCGCAGCCGGCGGCGGCCACCGGGCAGCACGGCGAGCTGACGTTCCTGCCGTCCATCGCGCTGTCCCTGACCATCGGAATGCTCGCGCTGTTCACGCTGCCGATGGCGTTGGGCATCTACCGCGAGCGCAAGGTGCTGCGGCGGCTGGCCACCACGCCGGTCAGCCCGGCGCTGCTGCTCGTCGCGCAGGTGGTGGTCAACCTGGTCATGGGCGTGGCCGGCGCGGTGGTCACCGCGCTCGGCGTGCGCCTGCTGCTGGACCAGCCGGCGCCGGCCAACGTGCCCGGCTTCGTGCTGGCGTTCCTGCTCGGGGTCGCCTGCCTGTTCGCGATCGGCCTGCTCATCGCGGCGCTCGCCCCGTCGGCGCGGGCCGCGCAGTCGATCGGGCCGACGCTGTTCTTCCCGCTGCTCTTCCTGGCCGGGGCCTGGCTGCCCCGCGACCAGATGCCCACGGTGCTGGCCCGCATCGGCGAGTACTCACCGCTGGGCGCCACCGTGGACACCATCTCCGCCGCGTGGGCGGGGCAGACCCCCGCCGTGTCGCAGCTGCTCGTGCTGGCCGGCACCGCCGTCGTGGGCTGTCTGCTCGCCACCCGCCTGTTCCGCTGGGAATAG
- a CDS encoding VOC family protein, with the protein MGVGDPRNGAHLTVTDVATVTAFYAEVFEAVPVQRECLLDGRVLHAELVVDGHRLTVSEWGDPPVDPGGAGGPLPLTPADPHLLVQRALAAGATLESANGGPPAGVVFRDPAGLRWAVPGANPG; encoded by the coding sequence ATGGGCGTCGGGGATCCGCGCAACGGTGCGCACCTGACGGTGACCGACGTGGCCACGGTGACCGCGTTCTACGCGGAGGTCTTCGAGGCCGTGCCGGTGCAGCGGGAGTGTCTGCTGGACGGCCGCGTCCTGCACGCCGAACTGGTGGTCGACGGGCACCGACTGACGGTCAGCGAGTGGGGTGACCCGCCGGTCGACCCGGGCGGGGCGGGCGGCCCGCTGCCGCTCACCCCGGCCGACCCGCACCTGCTCGTGCAGCGGGCGCTGGCCGCCGGCGCGACGCTGGAGTCGGCCAACGGCGGCCCGCCGGCGGGCGTGGTGTTCCGGGACCCGGCCGGCCTGCGCTGGGCGGTGCCCGGGGCGAACCCCGGATAG
- a CDS encoding ABC transporter ATP-binding protein: MPVIEVEHLHKRYGDTVAVDDVSFTVEQGEIFGVLGRNGAGKTTTVECVQGLRRADGGTVRVLGLDPVRDRTEVRQRVGAQLQESQLPDKLRVREALDLYRSFYRNRADIDELLADLGLAEQRDTAFHKLSGGQKQRLSVALALVGRPEIAILDELTTGLDPKGRRDTWDLVERIRDRGVTVVLVTHFMAEAERLCDRLAVIDAGRVVAIDTPSGLMSRVDGETRVHFRPVDRLDDAVLTALPEVTSVRRDGDEVTVTGPEEVLQAVLSALAERKIRYAGLRVDQPTLDDAFVSLTGHAGAPPALDGRSS; this comes from the coding sequence ATGCCGGTCATCGAGGTCGAGCACCTGCACAAGAGATACGGCGACACGGTGGCCGTCGACGACGTCTCGTTCACCGTGGAGCAGGGTGAGATCTTCGGGGTGCTCGGCCGCAACGGCGCCGGCAAGACCACCACCGTGGAGTGCGTGCAGGGCCTGCGCCGCGCCGACGGTGGCACGGTGCGGGTGCTCGGCCTCGACCCGGTCCGGGACCGCACCGAGGTGCGCCAGCGGGTCGGTGCCCAGTTGCAGGAGAGCCAGCTCCCCGACAAGCTGCGGGTACGCGAGGCGTTGGACCTCTACCGGTCCTTCTACCGCAACCGGGCCGACATCGACGAGCTGCTGGCCGACCTGGGGCTGGCCGAGCAGCGCGACACGGCGTTCCACAAGCTCTCCGGCGGCCAGAAGCAACGCCTCTCGGTGGCGCTGGCGCTGGTCGGCCGACCCGAGATCGCCATCCTCGACGAGCTGACCACCGGGCTGGACCCGAAGGGCCGGCGGGACACCTGGGACCTGGTCGAGCGGATCCGCGACCGGGGTGTGACGGTCGTGCTGGTCACCCACTTCATGGCCGAGGCCGAGCGGCTGTGCGACCGGCTCGCGGTCATCGACGCCGGCCGGGTGGTCGCCATCGACACGCCGTCCGGTCTGATGTCGCGGGTGGACGGCGAGACCCGGGTGCACTTCCGCCCGGTCGACCGGCTCGACGACGCGGTGCTCACCGCCCTGCCCGAGGTCACCTCGGTGCGCCGGGACGGCGACGAGGTCACCGTCACCGGTCCCGAGGAGGTCCTCCAGGCCGTGCTGTCGGCGCTGGCCGAGCGGAAGATCCGCTACGCCGGCCTGCGGGTCGACCAGCCCACCCTGGACGACGCCTTCGTCTCCCTCACCGGTCACGCCGGCGCCCCGCCGGCGCTCGACGGAAGGTCATCGTGA
- a CDS encoding ASCH domain-containing protein, with the protein MDDALPPYEFAFPGPLRDRLVAAVLDGSKTSTTGLLQDYEIEGEPLPSAGTRHAVVDSAGRPVAVIELVEVRVARLGDVDLDHARAEGEGYLSVAQWRAGHEAYWHGADYRAWLGDPGFTVDDDTPAVLERFRFVEPR; encoded by the coding sequence GTGGACGACGCGCTGCCCCCGTACGAGTTCGCCTTCCCGGGCCCGCTGCGCGACCGGCTGGTCGCCGCGGTGCTCGACGGGAGCAAGACCAGCACCACCGGGCTGCTCCAGGACTACGAGATCGAGGGCGAGCCGCTGCCGTCGGCCGGCACCCGGCACGCGGTGGTCGACTCCGCCGGCCGGCCGGTGGCCGTGATCGAACTGGTCGAGGTCCGCGTCGCCCGACTCGGCGACGTGGACCTCGACCACGCCCGCGCCGAGGGCGAGGGGTACCTGTCGGTCGCGCAGTGGCGGGCCGGGCACGAGGCGTACTGGCACGGCGCGGACTACCGGGCCTGGCTGGGCGACCCGGGGTTCACCGTGGACGACGACACGCCGGCCGTGCTGGAGCGGTTCCGGTTTGTCGAGCCGCGGTGA
- a CDS encoding CaiB/BaiF CoA transferase family protein translates to MPGPLHGVLVADFSRVLAGPYATMLLADLGADVVKVESPHGDDTRHWRPPLRGDVSTYYLAVNRNKRSVVLDLTDPDDLVLAHGLADRADVLIQNFRPGALRRFGLDHDTATARNARLVYASISGFGAAGGADLPGYDLMAQAAAGLMSLTGAADGPPVKAGVAVLDVIAGLHAALGILAALRHRESTGRGQHVTVDLLSSALSGLVNHASAHVAGGVVPHRMGNAHPSIVPYEPLPTADGELVVIAANDGQFRTLCRVLGVPELATDPRFRGNADRTAHRDELRPLLVAALSRRGSARWFGELRAAGVPCSPINSVAEGVALAEGLGLDPVVTVGGVPGIRHPIGLSDSPPSYDLPPPGLDAHGPELRAWLAGD, encoded by the coding sequence ATGCCGGGTCCGTTGCACGGGGTGCTCGTCGCCGACTTCTCCCGGGTCCTGGCCGGCCCGTACGCGACCATGCTCCTGGCCGACCTCGGCGCGGACGTGGTCAAGGTGGAGTCGCCGCACGGCGACGACACCCGGCACTGGCGTCCGCCGCTGCGCGGCGACGTCTCCACCTACTACCTCGCGGTCAACCGCAACAAGCGCTCGGTGGTCCTCGACCTGACCGACCCCGACGACCTGGTGCTGGCGCACGGCCTGGCCGACCGGGCCGACGTGCTGATCCAGAACTTCCGCCCCGGCGCGCTGCGCCGCTTCGGCCTCGACCACGACACGGCCACCGCGCGCAACGCCCGCCTGGTCTACGCCTCGATCAGCGGCTTCGGCGCCGCCGGGGGCGCCGACCTGCCCGGGTACGACCTCATGGCGCAGGCCGCCGCCGGGCTGATGAGCCTCACCGGCGCCGCCGACGGCCCGCCGGTCAAGGCCGGCGTCGCGGTCCTCGACGTGATCGCCGGGCTGCACGCGGCCCTCGGGATCCTGGCCGCGCTGCGCCACCGGGAGTCCACCGGACGCGGGCAGCACGTCACCGTGGACCTGCTCTCCTCGGCACTGTCCGGGCTGGTCAACCACGCGAGCGCGCACGTCGCCGGGGGAGTGGTGCCGCACCGGATGGGCAACGCGCACCCGAGCATCGTGCCGTACGAGCCGCTGCCCACCGCCGACGGCGAGCTGGTGGTGATCGCCGCCAACGACGGCCAGTTCCGTACCCTCTGCCGGGTCCTCGGCGTGCCGGAGCTGGCGACGGACCCGCGGTTCCGGGGCAATGCCGACCGCACCGCGCACCGCGACGAGCTGCGCCCGCTGCTGGTGGCGGCGCTGTCCCGGCGGGGCAGCGCGCGGTGGTTCGGCGAGCTGCGCGCGGCGGGCGTGCCGTGCAGCCCGATCAACTCGGTCGCCGAGGGGGTGGCGCTGGCCGAAGGGCTCGGGCTGGACCCGGTGGTGACGGTCGGCGGGGTGCCGGGGATCCGCCACCCGATCGGCCTGTCGGACAGCCCGCCAAGCTACGACCTGCCACCACCCGGGTTGGACGCGCACGGCCCGGAGCTGCGCGCCTGGCTGGCCGGCGACTGA
- a CDS encoding glycosyltransferase family 8 protein, with the protein MDLTLTFDNAYAAHAAVVMSTVAESNPGEELRYWLVAADDVPAGARATLTRIAGPHATVEFLRVDASRVNLSKGSDPLMAYLSPAMYLRLLVPAELPADVGRVLYLDCDTLCVNSLKPLFEVDMGGVPLGGVRDPFNRRLLDMGGIPGLAGYDHLDPHGHYFNSGVLLIDVRRWKECEVTEVSLDYLRRHAHESRYPDQDALNFAVFDNWLRLPHRWNDLMAWRREPEFGGKLSDSAIIHTAGPVKPWQPGFPKGARRDLYWQHRRRSGGGLGSTLRR; encoded by the coding sequence GTGGACCTCACCCTGACCTTTGACAACGCGTACGCGGCGCACGCCGCGGTCGTGATGTCGACCGTCGCCGAGTCGAACCCGGGCGAGGAGCTCCGGTACTGGCTGGTCGCCGCCGACGACGTGCCGGCCGGAGCCCGGGCCACCCTCACCCGGATCGCCGGCCCACACGCGACGGTGGAGTTCCTGCGGGTGGACGCGTCCCGGGTGAACCTGTCCAAGGGCAGCGACCCGCTGATGGCGTACCTGTCCCCGGCGATGTACCTGCGGCTGCTGGTCCCCGCGGAGCTGCCGGCCGACGTGGGCCGGGTGCTCTACCTGGACTGCGACACGCTGTGCGTGAACAGCCTGAAGCCGCTGTTCGAGGTGGACATGGGCGGCGTGCCGCTCGGCGGCGTACGCGACCCGTTCAACCGCCGGCTGCTGGACATGGGCGGGATCCCCGGCCTGGCCGGGTACGACCATCTCGACCCGCACGGGCACTACTTCAACTCCGGGGTGCTGCTGATCGACGTGCGGCGGTGGAAGGAGTGCGAGGTGACCGAGGTGTCGCTGGACTACCTGCGCCGGCACGCGCACGAGTCGCGCTACCCGGACCAGGACGCGCTCAACTTCGCCGTGTTCGACAACTGGCTGCGCCTGCCGCACCGGTGGAACGACCTGATGGCGTGGCGGCGGGAGCCGGAGTTCGGCGGCAAGCTTTCCGACTCGGCGATCATCCACACGGCCGGTCCGGTCAAGCCCTGGCAGCCCGGCTTCCCGAAGGGCGCACGGCGGGACCTCTACTGGCAGCACCGTCGGCGCAGCGGTGGCGGCCTGGGCTCGACGCTGCGCCGCTGA
- a CDS encoding DUF5988 family protein, which produces MTASSDPAGGSVTARRIGAEASGIVEAVLEGGPATLPAELRSHRVSPVESKIKVRHYGGYEHFERDPGGAVDGTPAVFRWTGRTRIAE; this is translated from the coding sequence ATGACAGCTTCTTCCGATCCCGCCGGAGGGTCGGTGACGGCCCGTCGGATAGGCGCCGAGGCAAGCGGCATCGTCGAGGCGGTGCTGGAGGGCGGGCCGGCGACGCTGCCGGCCGAGCTGCGCAGCCACCGGGTGTCCCCGGTGGAATCCAAGATCAAGGTACGGCACTACGGGGGCTACGAGCACTTCGAGCGGGATCCCGGCGGCGCCGTGGACGGCACGCCCGCGGTGTTCCGCTGGACCGGCCGTACCCGTATCGCGGAGTGA